Proteins from a genomic interval of Bacteroides sp.:
- the ahcY gene encoding adenosylhomocysteinase, whose product MENLITEKALKYKVKDIALADFGRKEIEIAEKEMPGLMSLREKYGKEQPLKGARITGSLHMTIQTAVLIETLVALGADVRWASCNIFSTQDHAAAAVAAAGIPVFAWKGETLEEYWWCTKQALSFPDGKGPNLIVDDGGDATLLVHKGFQAEKDPSTLNVEPSSREEAAILQLLKDTLAEDPQKWHRTAGEIKGVSEETTTGVHRLYQMMETGELLFPAVNVNDSVTKSKFDNLYGCRESLADGIKRATDVMIAGKVVVVCGYGDVGKGSAKSMRGYGARVIVTEIDPICALQAAMEGFEVKTVEDALEEGNIFVTATGNRDVITVEHMASMKDQAIVCNIGHFDNEIQVDKLDALPGIKKVNIKPQVDKYIFPDGHEIFMLAEGRLVNLGCATGHPSFVMSNSFTNQVLAQMDLWKNDYKIDVYRLPKYLDEEVARLHLEKIGVKLTKMSKEQAEYLGVKLQGPFKPDHYRY is encoded by the coding sequence ATGGAAAATCTGATTACTGAAAAAGCTTTAAAATACAAGGTTAAAGATATTGCCCTGGCTGACTTTGGCCGCAAAGAGATAGAAATTGCCGAAAAGGAGATGCCGGGCCTGATGTCATTGCGCGAGAAATACGGAAAGGAGCAACCCCTCAAGGGTGCGCGCATCACCGGCTCGCTGCATATGACCATTCAGACCGCCGTTTTGATTGAGACGCTGGTTGCCCTGGGCGCCGATGTACGCTGGGCTAGCTGTAACATTTTCTCAACCCAGGATCACGCTGCTGCCGCTGTAGCTGCCGCAGGCATCCCGGTGTTTGCCTGGAAGGGTGAAACCCTCGAGGAATACTGGTGGTGTACCAAACAAGCCCTGAGCTTCCCCGATGGGAAAGGCCCCAACCTCATCGTTGATGATGGGGGCGATGCCACCCTGCTGGTACATAAAGGCTTCCAGGCCGAGAAAGACCCCTCGACGCTTAATGTCGAACCATCCAGCCGTGAAGAGGCTGCCATCCTCCAGCTCCTGAAGGACACCCTGGCCGAAGATCCCCAGAAATGGCACCGTACCGCCGGCGAGATCAAGGGTGTCTCTGAAGAGACCACCACGGGTGTACACCGCCTTTACCAGATGATGGAAACCGGTGAACTACTGTTCCCCGCCGTTAATGTGAATGATTCGGTTACCAAATCGAAATTCGACAACTTGTATGGCTGCCGCGAATCCCTTGCCGATGGCATCAAGCGGGCTACCGATGTGATGATAGCCGGCAAAGTGGTCGTCGTTTGCGGCTATGGCGACGTGGGCAAAGGCTCCGCCAAAAGCATGCGAGGCTATGGCGCACGGGTGATCGTTACCGAAATTGATCCTATTTGTGCCCTGCAGGCCGCCATGGAAGGCTTTGAAGTGAAAACCGTTGAGGATGCCCTAGAAGAAGGCAATATCTTTGTGACCGCCACCGGGAACAGGGATGTGATCACCGTTGAACATATGGCCAGCATGAAAGACCAGGCCATCGTTTGCAACATCGGTCATTTCGACAACGAAATACAGGTCGATAAACTTGACGCACTCCCTGGCATCAAAAAGGTGAACATCAAGCCCCAGGTCGATAAGTACATCTTCCCCGACGGGCACGAGATCTTCATGCTGGCTGAAGGACGCCTTGTGAACCTGGGTTGCGCCACTGGCCATCCCTCTTTCGTGATGAGCAACAGCTTTACCAACCAGGTGCTGGCACAGATGGACCTCTGGAAAAACGATTATAAGATTGATGTTTATCGCCTGCCTAAATACCTCGACGAAGAAGTGGCACGCCTGCACCTTGAAAAAATCGGCGTAAAACTTACCAAAATGTCGAAGGAACAGGCTGAATACCTGGGCGTAAAATTACAGGGTCCCTTCAAGCCCGATCATTACCGCTACTAA
- the greA gene encoding transcription elongation factor GreA, translating into MNEVKYFTKEGLQKLRDELEKLKSVERPAISQQIAEAREKGDLSENAEYDAAKNAQGMLELRISKLEETLSNARVIDESQLDDNKISILTKVKLRNLKNKSETSYTLVPENEADLKSGKISVNSPVAKGLLGKSVGELVDIQVPAGVLSFEIMEISR; encoded by the coding sequence ATGAACGAAGTGAAGTATTTTACCAAAGAAGGATTACAGAAGCTAAGGGATGAATTGGAGAAGTTAAAGTCGGTCGAGCGGCCGGCCATCTCGCAGCAAATTGCAGAAGCGCGCGAAAAAGGCGATCTTTCAGAAAATGCCGAGTATGATGCTGCAAAGAATGCACAGGGCATGCTCGAACTTCGTATCTCCAAGCTCGAAGAGACCCTGAGCAATGCGCGGGTGATAGACGAAAGTCAATTGGATGATAATAAGATATCCATCCTTACCAAGGTTAAACTGCGTAACTTGAAAAATAAATCGGAGACCTCTTATACGCTGGTACCTGAAAATGAGGCAGACCTGAAAAGCGGGAAGATCTCAGTGAATTCGCCTGTAGCCAAAGGCTTGCTTGGAAAATCGGTGGGCGAACTGGTTGATATCCAGGTGCCGGCCGGTGTCCTGTCGTTTGAGATCATGGAGATTTCAAGGTAA
- a CDS encoding HIT family protein: MASIFTKIVNGEIPCYKVAENDHYLAFLDINPLAKGHTLVIPKKETDYIFDIEDEEYQGLFLFAKKVAKSLKKCIQCEKIGLAVIGLEVAHAHIHLVPINGIYDIDFRKPKLKLGPEEYKMIAERIAAHLE; the protein is encoded by the coding sequence ATGGCATCCATATTTACTAAAATTGTGAACGGGGAGATCCCATGCTATAAGGTGGCCGAAAACGATCATTATCTGGCTTTCCTCGACATCAATCCCCTGGCTAAAGGGCATACGCTGGTTATCCCCAAAAAGGAAACCGACTATATCTTCGATATTGAAGATGAGGAATACCAGGGCTTGTTCCTGTTTGCCAAAAAGGTGGCCAAATCCCTTAAGAAGTGCATACAGTGCGAGAAGATCGGGCTGGCGGTCATTGGCCTGGAGGTGGCCCATGCTCATATCCACCTGGTGCCCATCAACGGGATTTACGACATCGATTTCCGTAAGCCCAAACTGAAGTTAGGTCCCGAGGAATATAAAATGATCGCTGAACGGATTGCTGCCCACCTGGAGTAG
- the ruvC gene encoding crossover junction endodeoxyribonuclease RuvC, producing the protein MEYDRIIIGIDPGTNNMGVGVIGIKKNKAEVIAMDVLKLDKLANHPLKLKKIFETVLRNIDHYHPDELAIEAPFFGKNVQSMLKLGRAQGVAIAAALHRDIPVFEYSPRKVKQSITGKGSASKEQVAAMIQRILAISELPQNFDTTDALAVAMCHYFQKKSPEQTAPTTLTGWKAFIAENPGRVSK; encoded by the coding sequence TTGGAATACGATAGGATCATCATAGGCATTGACCCCGGCACCAACAATATGGGCGTGGGTGTGATTGGCATTAAAAAGAACAAGGCCGAGGTCATTGCAATGGATGTATTAAAATTGGATAAACTGGCAAATCATCCTTTAAAACTCAAAAAGATCTTTGAAACGGTACTTCGCAACATTGATCATTACCACCCTGATGAACTGGCCATTGAAGCGCCGTTTTTCGGCAAGAATGTCCAGTCGATGCTGAAACTAGGCCGGGCGCAGGGTGTGGCCATTGCTGCAGCCCTTCATCGAGATATTCCCGTCTTCGAATATTCTCCCCGCAAGGTCAAACAGTCCATCACCGGCAAGGGTAGCGCCTCAAAAGAACAGGTGGCAGCCATGATTCAGCGCATCCTTGCGATCAGCGAGCTTCCCCAGAACTTCGATACCACGGATGCCCTGGCGGTGGCCATGTGCCATTACTTTCAGAAAAAAAGCCCTGAGCAAACGGCCCCAACCACCCTCACTGGCTGGAAAGCCTTCATTGCCGAAAACCCTGGACGCGTCAGCAAATAA
- a CDS encoding lysylphosphatidylglycerol synthase domain-containing protein, which yields MLKLFEGNHPQGGKAKVSKIFWVVIRYVVPLAALAYIVYSLVNIPPEQLSFWKASLDWSFQSFLLVVLVLLLTLLNWLLEAMKWRRLAQRFETVSLRRAYAGVLFGISLGMITPRRAGEFAGRVVVLQPENQLRGMVINTAGSFTQFLVTLLFGHVGVALAIIGKASEYSASREGQLLLFTGIALILSMLLVTYAKKILAWLQQRSWFPKKLKITEVFMTLTRKEMGVLFSLSMLRYAIFITQFHLLLLLLGLQLMFFETFMVLSIIYLVMVGIPVSGLAEAGIRGSVALLVFNIYLGPKLAGLPAIELTIVSATLLLWLFNLALPGLLGAGLSLSGKLKPIAKS from the coding sequence ATGCTGAAATTATTTGAAGGTAACCACCCACAGGGAGGTAAGGCAAAAGTAAGTAAAATATTCTGGGTGGTCATTCGCTATGTTGTCCCATTGGCTGCTTTGGCTTATATTGTTTATTCCCTTGTTAACATACCTCCCGAGCAGCTCTCATTCTGGAAGGCATCGCTTGACTGGTCGTTTCAATCCTTTTTGCTGGTGGTTTTAGTTCTTTTACTAACCCTGTTAAACTGGCTGCTTGAAGCCATGAAATGGCGCAGGCTGGCCCAGCGGTTTGAGACCGTGAGTCTCAGGCGGGCTTATGCGGGGGTGCTGTTTGGCATCAGCCTGGGGATGATCACCCCGCGCCGGGCAGGAGAGTTTGCCGGCAGGGTTGTGGTGCTTCAACCCGAGAACCAGTTGCGGGGGATGGTGATCAACACTGCCGGGAGCTTTACCCAGTTTCTGGTTACATTGCTTTTTGGGCATGTGGGTGTCGCGCTGGCCATCATTGGGAAAGCCAGCGAATACAGCGCATCACGCGAAGGACAACTGCTGCTGTTCACGGGCATTGCCCTTATATTGTCCATGCTTCTTGTGACGTATGCCAAAAAGATCCTGGCCTGGCTGCAACAACGAAGCTGGTTCCCCAAAAAGTTGAAGATCACCGAGGTGTTTATGACCCTGACCCGCAAGGAAATGGGGGTGCTGTTCTCACTCAGCATGTTGCGCTATGCCATATTCATCACCCAGTTTCATTTGCTGCTTTTGCTGCTGGGCCTTCAGTTGATGTTTTTCGAGACCTTTATGGTGCTGAGCATAATTTACCTGGTGATGGTTGGCATTCCTGTTTCAGGGCTTGCCGAAGCGGGCATCAGGGGTTCGGTGGCCTTGCTGGTCTTTAACATTTATCTGGGCCCTAAGCTGGCAGGACTGCCTGCCATAGAATTGACCATTGTTTCGGCTACACTCTTGCTGTGGTTGTTCAACCTGGCCCTTCCCGGGCTGCTGGGCGCAGGGCTATCACTCAGCGGAAAATTAAAGCCCATTGCAAAATCCTGA
- a CDS encoding glycosyltransferase, giving the protein MTLSLIFILIAVLYTGLIVAFTAGWMRLPIFWYKESSETPFSIIIPARNEQKHIMQLLILLRNQHYPKNRYEVIVVDDHSTDATAAIVERKIASGFFTNVRLIKARDLTTKPGKKNALALGIEMAKNNWIVTLDADVLLWTHWLQSLAGFIEQEQPAMIIGPVAMAPGKTIFSQMQALEFMSLAGSTAGAAAIGRPVMCNGANLAFRKDLFLQVGGYSGNEHLASGDDVFLLHKFKKLPGAKIPYMKSHGAIVYTRAVSTVKEFLRQRGRWAGKTGSYRDAFTLLVGFVVALMNLTIFAGILVSPFISQKALLGALLLLVFKALVDFPLLFSLSDYHRRRDLMWLYPALALVYPFYVVASLFAGFVIKPRWKS; this is encoded by the coding sequence ATGACCCTTTCGTTGATTTTTATTCTGATTGCCGTCCTGTATACAGGCCTGATCGTGGCCTTCACTGCCGGTTGGATGCGGCTGCCAATATTCTGGTATAAAGAAAGCAGCGAAACCCCTTTCTCGATCATTATCCCCGCCAGGAACGAGCAAAAACACATCATGCAGCTTTTGATCCTGCTGCGCAATCAGCACTACCCTAAAAACCGGTATGAAGTCATCGTGGTCGATGATCATTCCACCGATGCCACTGCCGCCATCGTTGAGCGAAAAATTGCCTCTGGGTTTTTCACCAACGTCCGATTAATTAAGGCAAGAGATTTGACTACGAAACCGGGAAAGAAAAACGCCCTGGCCCTGGGGATTGAAATGGCAAAAAACAACTGGATCGTCACCCTCGACGCGGATGTCCTGCTTTGGACCCATTGGCTGCAAAGCCTGGCCGGCTTTATTGAACAGGAACAGCCTGCAATGATAATCGGTCCGGTGGCAATGGCTCCCGGTAAAACCATCTTTTCGCAGATGCAGGCCCTTGAGTTTATGAGCCTGGCAGGAAGCACCGCCGGAGCAGCAGCCATCGGCAGGCCCGTGATGTGCAATGGCGCCAACCTGGCATTTCGCAAGGACCTTTTTTTGCAGGTGGGCGGGTATAGCGGGAATGAACACCTGGCTTCAGGCGATGATGTGTTCCTGCTGCATAAGTTCAAAAAGCTCCCGGGGGCAAAGATCCCTTACATGAAAAGCCACGGGGCAATCGTTTACACCCGTGCTGTATCCACTGTCAAAGAATTCCTTCGCCAGCGGGGCCGCTGGGCAGGGAAGACGGGCAGTTACAGGGATGCCTTTACCCTCCTGGTGGGGTTTGTGGTGGCTTTGATGAACCTAACAATTTTTGCGGGAATACTGGTTAGTCCTTTCATTTCGCAGAAAGCCCTGCTGGGGGCACTCCTTTTGCTGGTATTCAAGGCTTTGGTCGATTTCCCCTTGCTTTTCAGTTTGTCGGATTACCATCGCAGGCGCGACTTGATGTGGCTGTATCCGGCTCTGGCCCTGGTGTATCCCTTTTATGTGGTGGCTTCACTCTTTGCAGGTTTTGTCATCAAACCCCGCTGGAAGTCCTGA
- a CDS encoding OmpA family protein — MKKYIILLILIFSMGSLRAQTDIFNWKLTAGGGSFVYEDHFGFPEDLKHAVFGLHIERTLNRSFSTGLSLFTGRPMGGILKNTGYAGLTFGFRWDNGWLLGERVFLAPYHSLEAGYLTGEKRSDGSVHHDFAAGTTHGLKFRLSDRLSARLGFGLYYPLDENQDRKWSELMFYHQWKAGISYYFGARKIRYRGPVFNAGQIFSVQRETVTPPELSPLTEQDSLPQPLAQPKVIVEETIIVMEEDSLPEEPRIQILKTDSLLQISVKEGETVIINISPEMFGKPAAEKNKEEVLEKGRKQEEAEEPLEEPETGTKGEETITTKTGEVQEEIILEPVEETTEEVEEEVSAETEEGLSEEISEKVAEGKAEEALPEVAEQIEETENVEDFEELEETEAVVETVIVEEEVEEEVPETIEETEIETSPEETTEEVEEELFAETEEELSEEIPEEVAEEKAEETLPEVAEQIEETEPLEAVEELEETEAVVETVMVEEKVEEEIPETIEETEEKASPEEAIEEQVVKEEQEKKQVETRARSLKAPETTQVEEAVTEPEPIPAEILPIMVPDSLEYRYPIVLTFPFNSASLQEGHQDVLHQVAKDLEAHPGLLCKISGFADKSGDTIYNMILSGQRAEAIMECLAGFGIDPDRIIIEALGDRFASEEFSEEERKVEIKIIASPAPGEHP, encoded by the coding sequence ATGAAAAAATATATCATCCTGCTAATCCTGATCTTTAGTATGGGTTCCCTGAGAGCCCAGACTGACATTTTTAACTGGAAATTGACGGCCGGGGGCGGATCCTTTGTTTATGAGGACCATTTCGGTTTTCCAGAAGACCTGAAACATGCTGTCTTTGGTCTGCACATTGAGCGGACACTGAATCGCAGTTTCAGCACAGGTCTCAGCCTTTTCACCGGGCGACCTATGGGCGGCATTCTGAAGAACACCGGATACGCTGGCCTTACGTTTGGCTTCAGGTGGGATAACGGCTGGCTGCTGGGTGAGCGCGTTTTCCTGGCGCCTTACCATTCCCTGGAGGCGGGCTACCTGACAGGAGAAAAACGTTCAGACGGGTCAGTCCATCACGACTTTGCAGCCGGAACCACCCATGGATTGAAGTTTCGCCTCAGTGACCGCTTGTCGGCACGACTGGGATTTGGGCTGTATTATCCATTAGATGAAAATCAGGATAGGAAATGGTCGGAGTTGATGTTTTACCATCAATGGAAGGCAGGCATCTCTTATTATTTCGGGGCACGCAAGATCAGGTACCGCGGACCAGTCTTCAATGCCGGGCAGATTTTCTCCGTTCAACGGGAGACCGTGACTCCGCCGGAATTAAGTCCTTTGACCGAGCAGGATAGCCTACCTCAACCCCTTGCCCAACCCAAGGTCATTGTGGAAGAGACAATCATTGTAATGGAGGAAGATAGCCTTCCGGAAGAACCCCGCATTCAAATATTGAAGACTGACTCCCTGCTACAGATTAGCGTTAAGGAAGGAGAGACCGTTATCATCAATATCTCACCAGAAATGTTCGGGAAACCTGCCGCAGAGAAAAACAAAGAGGAGGTTTTGGAGAAAGGCAGAAAACAAGAGGAGGCCGAAGAACCCCTGGAAGAACCCGAAACGGGCACTAAAGGGGAAGAGACCATTACAACCAAAACCGGAGAGGTTCAGGAAGAAATCATCTTAGAGCCTGTGGAAGAAACCACCGAAGAAGTCGAAGAAGAGGTCTCTGCTGAGACAGAAGAAGGGCTTTCAGAAGAAATCTCCGAAAAGGTCGCTGAAGGGAAAGCGGAAGAAGCATTACCGGAGGTCGCTGAACAAATTGAGGAAACGGAAAATGTGGAGGACTTTGAGGAGCTGGAAGAAACGGAAGCAGTCGTTGAAACTGTAATCGTTGAAGAGGAGGTTGAAGAAGAAGTACCTGAGACTATTGAAGAAACTGAGATTGAAACCAGCCCTGAAGAAACCACCGAAGAAGTTGAAGAAGAGCTCTTTGCTGAGACAGAAGAAGAGCTTTCAGAAGAAATTCCTGAAGAGGTCGCTGAAGAAAAAGCGGAAGAAACATTACCGGAGGTCGCTGAACAAATTGAGGAAACGGAACCGTTGGAGGCCGTTGAGGAATTGGAAGAAACGGAAGCAGTCGTTGAAACTGTAATGGTTGAAGAGAAGGTTGAAGAAGAGATCCCTGAGACTATTGAAGAAACTGAGGAAAAAGCCAGCCCTGAAGAAGCCATTGAAGAACAAGTCGTGAAAGAAGAGCAGGAAAAAAAGCAGGTCGAAACCCGGGCAAGATCGCTTAAGGCGCCGGAAACAACGCAGGTGGAAGAAGCGGTTACTGAGCCAGAACCCATTCCAGCAGAAATTTTACCCATAATGGTACCCGACTCCCTGGAATACAGGTATCCCATTGTGCTGACCTTCCCCTTCAATAGTGCCAGCCTTCAAGAGGGACACCAGGATGTTTTGCATCAGGTGGCCAAGGACCTGGAAGCCCATCCGGGCCTGTTGTGTAAAATCTCAGGCTTTGCCGATAAGAGCGGCGATACTATTTATAATATGATCTTGTCAGGTCAGCGGGCGGAGGCCATAATGGAATGTCTTGCCGGATTTGGCATTGACCCTGATCGCATCATCATCGAAGCTTTGGGCGACCGTTTTGCCTCTGAGGAGTTTAGTGAAGAAGAGCGGAAGGTAGAGATAAAAATCATTGCTTCCCCAGCGCCCGGCGAGCACCCCTAG
- a CDS encoding cation transporter, protein MKKLTKISLFSSLLLTSSLSFGQAATEETGTIEKILSFWPFVVILVLLLLAVLWYQSIKTMRRRRKSGRKAAAGLNPVTTLGFVTVFLVVLLALPWFLNNMEDKAPTATKTTEIAPENRVETVFLIEGMTCTGCENAIINRVAELDGVQTVNADWQAAQTQVVYDQTKVTEDLIVGAIMAAGYTVTGILEE, encoded by the coding sequence ATGAAGAAATTGACTAAAATCAGTTTGTTTTCCAGCCTGCTGTTAACCAGCAGTTTATCGTTTGGACAGGCCGCGACCGAAGAAACGGGTACCATAGAAAAGATTCTGTCGTTCTGGCCTTTTGTGGTAATCCTGGTTTTGCTTTTACTGGCGGTGCTCTGGTATCAGAGCATCAAGACCATGCGTCGCCGGCGCAAAAGCGGACGAAAGGCGGCAGCCGGATTAAACCCTGTTACAACCCTTGGGTTTGTAACAGTATTTTTAGTCGTCCTGCTGGCCCTGCCCTGGTTTCTAAACAATATGGAAGACAAAGCCCCCACAGCGACTAAAACCACGGAGATTGCCCCGGAAAACCGCGTGGAAACTGTTTTTCTGATTGAGGGGATGACTTGCACCGGCTGCGAGAATGCTATCATCAACCGGGTGGCAGAGCTCGATGGTGTCCAGACAGTAAATGCTGACTGGCAGGCTGCGCAGACCCAGGTGGTGTATGACCAGACCAAAGTCACCGAAGACCTGATCGTTGGCGCCATTATGGCTGCGGGATATACCGTCACAGGTATACTGGAAGAATAG
- a CDS encoding protoheme IX farnesyltransferase, which yields MNKAGIAKKAKALVQLTKPLVTLSVALTALTGFILSQGFFAEDWLLVTLGVYLLAAGSANLNHLQEAGPDRLMKRTFNRPIPSGKVSRAEAAVFFVILSLAGFVLLANLNYRAPFILGAITLLWYNLVYTWLKRKTAFAVVPGSLVGALPPIIGWTAAGGYWLDPHIILVAFFFFIGQIPHFWLILLRHGNDYEKAGFPTITRLFSTRQIANLTLIWVAATAMAAILPALFGVIRSPLLSMLVFSLALALLWSFRKWYRTTDNPDPQPAFITINGFFLLMMLIFIADALIR from the coding sequence ATGAATAAAGCTGGTATTGCTAAAAAAGCCAAAGCCCTTGTTCAGCTGACAAAACCCCTCGTAACCCTATCGGTTGCGCTGACTGCCCTGACGGGTTTTATCCTTAGTCAGGGCTTTTTTGCTGAGGACTGGTTGCTGGTTACCCTGGGGGTCTACCTGCTGGCGGCCGGTTCAGCCAACCTGAACCACCTCCAGGAGGCCGGGCCCGACAGGCTGATGAAACGCACCTTTAACCGCCCCATCCCCTCGGGAAAGGTCTCTCGTGCCGAAGCCGCTGTTTTTTTCGTGATCCTTAGCCTGGCGGGTTTTGTCCTCCTGGCAAACCTGAATTACAGGGCCCCCTTTATCCTGGGTGCTATCACCCTGTTGTGGTACAACCTGGTATACACCTGGCTGAAGCGAAAGACTGCCTTTGCGGTTGTACCCGGCTCCCTGGTGGGTGCACTGCCCCCCATCATAGGCTGGACAGCAGCAGGCGGCTACTGGCTTGACCCGCACATTATCCTGGTCGCCTTTTTCTTTTTCATCGGGCAGATCCCCCACTTCTGGCTCATTTTGCTCAGGCACGGCAACGATTACGAGAAGGCCGGCTTCCCCACCATTACCCGCCTTTTCAGCACCCGACAGATCGCCAACCTCACCCTCATCTGGGTAGCCGCTACTGCCATGGCGGCCATCCTGCCGGCCCTCTTCGGGGTGATCCGCTCACCCCTGTTGTCTATGCTCGTTTTCTCACTGGCCCTTGCACTGCTCTGGTCCTTCCGCAAATGGTACCGCACCACCGATAATCCCGATCCCCAACCCGCCTTCATCACCATCAACGGTTTCTTCCTTCTCATGATGCTGATATTCATTGCCGATGCCCTGATAAGATAG
- the coxB gene encoding cytochrome c oxidase subunit II, whose protein sequence is MNSGASTFVEGVDNAFIFILGISLFFLIGITLVMILFLIRYNKKKHPRAVQIEGSTKLEVIWTVIPLALVMGMFYFGYVGWKPMKRIPSEGVRITANARMWSFSFQYENGRISDKLYVPVDTAVIIKLNAIDVIHSLYIPAFRVKEDMVPGLANNQMWFEPNKVGNYSLFCTEYCGLQHSFMHTEVVVMEPDEFWEWYSDTTGVVIPAEEGADFALLGRQLVESKGCLACHSLDGSTIIGPSFLGAWGSNVPVVTNGQEREVPFDEAYLQRSIYEPDADIHQGYRPGQMFSYQGEITEQQIELIVAFLKSLNE, encoded by the coding sequence ATGAACTCAGGAGCCTCAACTTTTGTAGAAGGTGTCGACAATGCCTTTATTTTCATTCTCGGGATATCCCTTTTCTTCCTGATCGGGATTACCCTTGTAATGATCCTGTTTCTAATTCGTTACAACAAGAAAAAGCATCCCAGGGCTGTCCAGATCGAAGGCAGCACCAAGCTCGAAGTCATCTGGACCGTCATTCCGCTTGCCCTGGTGATGGGTATGTTTTATTTCGGGTATGTGGGCTGGAAACCGATGAAAAGAATTCCCAGCGAAGGGGTAAGGATTACTGCCAATGCCCGTATGTGGAGCTTTAGTTTCCAGTATGAGAATGGAAGGATTTCTGATAAACTTTATGTCCCGGTCGATACTGCCGTAATCATCAAACTGAATGCCATTGATGTCATACACTCTTTGTACATACCAGCATTCAGAGTCAAGGAAGATATGGTGCCCGGACTGGCCAACAACCAGATGTGGTTCGAACCCAACAAGGTGGGCAACTACTCGCTTTTCTGCACTGAATACTGCGGCCTGCAGCACAGCTTTATGCATACCGAGGTGGTGGTGATGGAGCCCGATGAGTTCTGGGAATGGTATTCGGACACCACCGGCGTAGTGATACCTGCTGAGGAAGGGGCCGACTTTGCCCTCCTGGGGCGTCAGCTCGTCGAAAGCAAGGGCTGCCTGGCCTGCCATTCGCTCGATGGCTCAACCATCATAGGGCCCAGCTTCCTGGGGGCCTGGGGAAGTAACGTGCCTGTAGTCACCAATGGGCAGGAACGGGAGGTGCCTTTCGATGAAGCCTATTTGCAGCGGTCCATTTATGAGCCCGATGCCGACATCCACCAAGGCTACCGCCCCGGGCAGATGTTTTCCTACCAGGGAGAGATCACTGAACAACAAATTGAACTGATCGTTGCGTTTCTCAAATCACTGAATGAATAA
- a CDS encoding cytochrome C oxidase subunit IV family protein, translating into MSQEKHHIVSYKTHVFVLLALLVLTALSVAITRVELGPLNTAAALLIACIKATIVLAWFMHLKFESRFFTVMVSAVIILFLLVILVTFFDYSYR; encoded by the coding sequence ATGAGCCAAGAAAAACATCATATCGTCAGTTACAAAACCCACGTGTTTGTTTTGCTGGCACTGCTGGTGCTTACGGCCCTCAGCGTGGCCATTACCCGTGTGGAACTGGGGCCGCTTAATACGGCAGCCGCCCTCCTGATTGCCTGCATCAAGGCCACCATTGTCCTGGCCTGGTTTATGCACCTCAAATTCGAGAGTCGCTTCTTCACCGTGATGGTATCGGCCGTAATCATCCTGTTCCTGCTGGTAATCCTTGTCACCTTTTTCGATTATTCATACAGATAA
- a CDS encoding cytochrome c oxidase subunit 3 family protein — MIEHRDDLASKMGMWLFIFTELLLFGMLFVVYAVYRSMHPEAFKLAGQELDVVLGTLNTVILLISSMTVAMSISAIQKGNKKLALALLTVTLIIAVVFLVNKYFEWGTKVEYGFNPGGAELHQLGHGTILFFGLYFVMTGLHALHILIGIGLFLYVFWQVRKDKIHQTDYIWLENTGLYWHLVDLIWIFLFPLLYLIH; from the coding sequence ATGATAGAACATCGCGACGACCTGGCATCGAAAATGGGCATGTGGCTGTTTATTTTTACCGAACTGCTGCTTTTCGGGATGCTGTTTGTGGTCTATGCCGTGTATCGCTCCATGCACCCCGAAGCCTTCAAACTGGCCGGGCAGGAGCTGGATGTGGTGTTGGGCACCCTGAATACCGTGATCCTGCTCATCAGCAGTATGACCGTGGCCATGTCCATTTCAGCCATCCAGAAAGGAAACAAAAAACTGGCTCTGGCCCTGCTGACGGTGACCCTGATCATTGCAGTGGTCTTCCTGGTCAACAAGTATTTTGAGTGGGGTACCAAAGTCGAATATGGTTTCAACCCCGGCGGGGCGGAACTGCACCAACTGGGGCACGGAACCATCCTGTTTTTCGGCCTCTATTTTGTAATGACCGGCCTCCACGCCCTGCATATCCTGATCGGAATAGGACTCTTCCTGTATGTGTTCTGGCAGGTCAGAAAGGACAAGATCCATCAGACCGACTACATATGGTTGGAAAACACGGGCCTCTACTGGCACTTGGTCGACCTGATCTGGATATTCCTGTTCCCGCTTTTATACCTGATCCATTAA